In the genome of bacterium, the window GCGCTGTTCGCGCAGGAACTGCTCGCGGGCCTTGGCAACCGCGCTCTGGAGGGCGCGCTCGATCTTGAGCAGCGATCCCAGCTCGCCGGCGAGGCGCATCTCCTCGACCATCCGCTGGAAGAGCTCGCCCAGCACCTGGGGCCGAAGCGTCGAGGCGAACTCCGCCACCATGCTCCGGTCGCCCGGCATCGGCTCGGCGGTGACGATGTTGGTGCGGCCGATAGGCGGCCGGTCCTGTGCCGCGATCTTGTGGTCTTTGTAGGCGCGCTGGGCCCGCATCCAGAGGGCGAGGCCGGCGATCTGCGCGGCGCGCGGGTCAATGTCGACGCCGTGGAGGTTGTGCTTGAGGATCAGCTCGGGCACGGCACGACGCAGGGCCAGCTCGGAGCCGTAGTCCTCCTTGAGGGTTCGGCCGGTGACCTCGGACTTCGCCGCGGCCTCTGCACGCCAGGCCTCCTCGTAGATGCCGAAGAAACTGCGCGTGGGGTCGCCGGCGAGCAGGTCGAAGGCGTAGAGCAGGAAGTGGCCGGAACCGCATGCGGGGTCCAGTACGCGCAGGTCGCGCGGGTCCTTCGGGGCGCGCTCCTCGAAGCCCCCTTCGGGCTTCACGAGGTAGTCGAGGTGGGCGAGCTGCGTGTCGCCTCCACGCATTTCGCACCACGTCAGGCCGAGCGAGTTGTCGGTGAGGAACTGCACGACGTAGCGCGGGGTGAAGAACTGGTTGCGGACGGCGAGCTCGCGGCTGTTCCGCGGGGCCTGGCTCTCAGCCCGCATCTGCCGGCGCTCGTCCTCGCCGTTGAAGTACTGGTAGACCCAGCCGATGGTCTCGTCCTCGCCCCAGACCGACGCGACCTCGGGATCGTTGAGTGCGGCCAGCAGGTCGAGCAGCGCCTGGCGCCTGGGCCAGAGGAGCGTCGCGGCGTCGCGGCGATCGAAGAGCGCGCGGACCTCCTGCGCGATTTCGTCGAAGATCGTCTCGACGTAGAGCCGGTAGCCCTTGTCGGGCAGTGCGACGAGGCCGGGCGCGAGCGCAATGAACTCCTTGAAGCCGGCCGAGTCCTCGCCGCGCGAAATGCACGCCTGCACGAGTTTGCGGGCCTCGAGCATCTTGAGCGCCACAAAGCGGTTGAGCGTGTGGAAGGCGGCCTCGCGCAGGTAGGCGGCGACGGCGGCAGCGGCGGTGATGCCTTGCGAGCGCTTGTGGGCGACGGCGGCCACGAGCTTGTCCCAGAGCACGCGCTCGCGCGGAGACAGGTGCGCTCCGGGGGTGAGCGGGATCCGCCCATCCAGGAGGATGTCGTAGCGGCCCTCGAGCTGCTCCCGGAACTCCTGCTCGAGGAGCCGCCGCGCTTGCTGGGTGAGGCGTTCCAGCCTCTGTCGTGTCTCCTTCTCCACGCGTTGCTCCTACTGAATCCAGACCTTCTTGCCCTCGCCGAGCAGCTTCTCGATGCGCTGGCGGAGCCCGCCGATGGCCGCTTCGAGTTGCTCCGGGGTCTCGACGCGTCCGGCAAAGAAGTCGCCGACGTTGATGGTGACGAGGCGGTTGCCCTCGATGAGCTCCATCATCTGCTGCACCGCGGCCTTGAGGTGCTGCGGGCACGCGCTGAGCTCGGAGCGCAGGAACGGGATGGTGGCGGAGGCCGGCACCGTGGCCGAGGCACGGCTCGTGAGCGGCGCGGCGACGCGCGACTGCTGCTCCTCGTTCAGCTCGGTCCAAGCCGGGTTGCCATGGAGCGTCGCCAGCGCCTGCTGGTAGCACTCGGTGCGTGCAGCGGCGGCCGCCTGGAAGCGAGCTTGGTACTCGGTCTCGATGGCGGTAGCGTGCTGGTCGATCTGCGCGATATCTCGATAGAAGGTCTCGCGTGCCATCATGTCGGCCAGCGCCTCGGGGGTCGGACGCAGCCCGTCGGGCAGGTCCGCCTCCTGGTCTAGGAAGGCCCAGTGGCTGTCGAGCGCGCGGCGCGCTCGCTTGAGGTCGAGGAGCCGTGGCTCCGTCAGCGCTGCGGCAAGCTCGCTCGCGCGCTTCACGGCCTCCTTCAGGGCTTTGTGGGCACCGTTGAAGGTGAGGATGGCGTCGTCCTCGTTGCCCCCACGGAT includes:
- a CDS encoding SAM-dependent methyltransferase; this encodes MEKETRQRLERLTQQARRLLEQEFREQLEGRYDILLDGRIPLTPGAHLSPRERVLWDKLVAAVAHKRSQGITAAAAVAAYLREAAFHTLNRFVALKMLEARKLVQACISRGEDSAGFKEFIALAPGLVALPDKGYRLYVETIFDEIAQEVRALFDRRDAATLLWPRRQALLDLLAALNDPEVASVWGEDETIGWVYQYFNGEDERRQMRAESQAPRNSRELAVRNQFFTPRYVVQFLTDNSLGLTWCEMRGGDTQLAHLDYLVKPEGGFEERAPKDPRDLRVLDPACGSGHFLLYAFDLLAGDPTRSFFGIYEEAWRAEAAAKSEVTGRTLKEDYGSELALRRAVPELILKHNLHGVDIDPRAAQIAGLALWMRAQRAYKDHKIAAQDRPPIGRTNIVTAEPMPGDRSMVAEFASTLRPQVLGELFQRMVEEMRLAGELGSLLKIERALQSAVAKAREQFLREQRESQKFLPGLDRPRNPQLEFDLSGVSDESFFDSAEERIVQALQQYAAGAPASLSVRRQLFAEDAAQGIAFIDLCRKHFDAVLMNPPFGYAPESFRPVIGERITDIDALFVSRGVELLEGHGRLGVITNRTQLMKPALADFRTEHLQSTSRMLVCADLGSGVLDALVETAAFVVERDRVADGAYFLNALGDRDKQASIRTAVGASQARPVDVQSFRAIPGNRFAHWIEPDLLNLFSKVPPLEKDCAVSFGLSTTDNFRFMRLRWELDPQVVVRFGQAASGWVPIAKGGEYSPYVGDIHLAVDWRQRGAALRAMPGAPIRNEHVYGKPGLTFTKRTASAFAPRVLPAGCIVEVNGPSIQFSRPSPARLFQVLGVLLSRVSSYLTE